One Symphalangus syndactylus isolate Jambi chromosome 9, NHGRI_mSymSyn1-v2.1_pri, whole genome shotgun sequence DNA segment encodes these proteins:
- the LOC129490329 gene encoding interferon alpha-1/13-like has product MASPFALLMALVVLSCKSSCFLGCDLPETHSLDNRRTLMLLAQMGRISPFPCLKDRHDFGFPQEEFDGNQFQKAPAISVVHELIQQIFNLFTTKDSSAAWDEDLLDKFCTELYQQLNDLEACVMQEERVGETPLMNADSSLAVKKYFRRITLYLTEKKYSPCAWEVVRAEIMRSLSLSPNLQERLRRKE; this is encoded by the coding sequence ATGGCCTCGCCCTTTGCTTTACTGATGGCCCTGGTGGTGCTCAGCTGCAAGTCAAGCTGCTTTCTGGGCTGTGATCTGCCTGAGACCCACAGCCTGGATAACAGGAGGACCTTGATGCTCCTGGCACAAATGGGAAGAATCTCTCCTTTCCCCTGCCTGAAGGACAGACATGACTTTGGATTTCCTCAGGAGGAGTTTGATGGCAACCAGTTCCAGAAGGCTCCAGCCATCTCTGTCGTCCACGAACTGATCCAGCAGATCTTCAACCTCTTTACCACAAAAGATTCATCTGCTGCTTGGGATGAGGACCTCCTAGACAAATTCTGCACTGAACTCTACCAGCAGCTGAATGACTTGGAAGCCTGTGTGATGCAGGAGGAGAGGGTGGGAGAAACTCCCCTGATGAATGCGGACTCCAGCTTGGCTGTGAAGAAATACTTCCGAAGAATCACTCTCTATCTGACAGAGAAGAAATACAGCccttgtgcctgggaggttgtCAGAGCAGAAATCATGAGATCCCTCTCTTTATCACCAAACCTGCAAGAAAGATTAAGGAGGAAGGAATAA